The nucleotide window CCAGGGTCGCCTACCACTTCCTCGGCGGCCTGCTCGCCCACGCGCCGGCGTACATCGCGGTCACCGCGCCCACGGTGAACTCGTACAAGCGGCTGCGCGTCGGCGCCCCCTCCTCGGGCGCCACCTGGTCGCCGGTCTATGTCACCTATGGCGGGAACAACCGCACCCAGATGATCCGCATCCCCGCGCCGGGGCGCTTCGAGGACCGCACCGTCGACGGCTCCTGCAACCCCTACCTGGCGGCGGCGGTGACCCTCGCCGCCGGCCTCGACGGCATCGAGCGCGGGCTCGACCCGGGGCAGCCGAACCTCGACAACCTCTACGAGGTCCCCGAGGCCGAGCTGCGCCGCCGTGGGATCGACATCCTGCCCGGCAACCTGCTCGACGCCACCCGTGCGCTCGCCGGCGACCAGGTGCTGCGCGAGGCCCTGGGCATGGCGGTGGGCGAGGACTACGTCGACTACTACGTGCGGGTGAAGCAGGCCGAGTGGACCGACTACCACTCCCAGGTCAGCGACTGGGAGGTGAACCGGTACGTGGCGCGCTACTGAGCGGCGCCGCGCCGGGGCCGGCGTCCTCGCCGCCGGCGGGGTGCTGATCGGCGCCGCCTGGCTGGCCGCCCCGCCGTCCGCGCCGCCCATCTACGACGGCCTCGAGGCCCCGGCCGAGCCCTACCGCCACCTCCTCCCCGCCCCCGCCCTCGCCGGCACCCGGCCGCCCTCGCCGGCGCACCAGGCGGTGCCGGTGTCCAGCGGCCCGGGGCTGCGCGCGGCGGTGTCCACCGAGGAGCAGCCGCCGCAGGCGCAGCTGATCGTCGCGCCCGACACCTTCGAGGTGCCGCCCGGTACCACCGCCGTCGACATCACGATCACCCCGGTACCGCCGGCGGTGGCGCCCGACGGTCGCCTCGACGGCAACGTCTACCGGCTGGCGGTGACCGCCCGGGGGACCCCGCTCGCCATCGCGCCGGGACGGCACGCCACCGTGGTGCTGCGCGGCCCCGCCGGGGTGGCCGGGCCACGGCTCGAGCTCCTCGCCGGAGGCCGCTGGTCGGCGCTCGAGACCACCACGCTCAGCCTCACCGCAGCGGACGTCTACGCCGCCAACACCGCGGTGCTCGGCGACGTTGCCCTGGTGGTGACGCCGGCTCCGCCCCCCCGCGCCGGCGGCGCCCCGACCGGGCTGAGATCCGCCGCCGCGGTGGGCGCTGTGGCGGTTCTCGGCCTGGTCGGATTCGGGCTGCTGCGACGCCGCGCCCGCCGCCGCTGAGGCCGCCTCACCGAACCGCGACGGTGTGGAGGGGGATGCGGGTGCGGCGGAGCAGGTCGCGGGGCGGGTCGCCGCGCAGCAGCCGCTGCCAGCGGCCGCAGGGCGGGTCGGCGATGACGATCACGCCGCAGCCGCTGCGCTCCGCCCAGCGCGCGATCGCACGGCCGGCGTCGCGCGCGCTCACCACCCGCATCGCCACCTCGAAGCCGCGCTCGGCGAGGCGGAGCGCCGCGCCGGACACGATCTCCCGCTGCTCGTCGAGCTCGCGGCGGGTGGGGTGGAGCCCGGGGTGGGGCATCCCCAGCGCGGTGCCCCAGATCCGCGCCACTGAGAGCACCAGCACCGCGGGGCGGCGCTCGCCCGCGACCTCGAGCACCCCGTCGACCACCTCCGGGGCGAAGGGCGCGCCGGGGGAGGCGAGCATGATCTCAGCAGTCGGCGCCATGTCCCGCCTCGCTCCTCCCGTCGCCGGTCGGCGTGACGCCGTGCAGGCCCACCAGCGGCTGCGCCACCCCGGCGAGGGTCACCCCGGCCGGCTCCGGAGCCGGCTCTGCGTCCGGTGCCCGGCGTCGGTCACGCATCCGCCGCCACCAGTACAGCGGGAAGTAGGCGCCGACCACCGCGAGGCCGACCAGGTAGGCGAAGCCGCCGCCGGCGACGCACCCCGCGATCGCGCATGCCGGGATGCCCGCGGCCCAGACCACGAAGTACAGCGCGGCGAGACCGAGGGCGAGGTACTTCATCCACTCGGGGAGCCGGTACGGCCGCCGGAGGTCGGGGTGCCAGCGGCGCAGGAAGTAGTAGCCGAGGAGCACCGGGACGAAGGAGCCGACGTAGCCGACGTTGCTGAAGATGTAGATGGTCGCCGGCGCCCCGAAGAAG belongs to Candidatus Dormiibacterota bacterium and includes:
- a CDS encoding universal stress protein, whose product is MAPTAEIMLASPGAPFAPEVVDGVLEVAGERRPAVLVLSVARIWGTALGMPHPGLHPTRRELDEQREIVSGAALRLAERGFEVAMRVVSARDAGRAIARWAERSGCGVIVIADPPCGRWQRLLRGDPPRDLLRRTRIPLHTVAVR